CCAAGGAACCGGTGGCACGCAACCGCGCAAACCGTCCGGACTTTGAACGCAAGCTCGCTTACGTGGCGCCCGAAGAACGCTCCCTCATGCCGCAGAGTATGGATGAACACGCCATCAAGCAGGCAATGGGACTGTTAGAATAATGTGAAATGTGCGTGCGGCTTCGCCGCAATGTGTAATGTGAAGTGTGAAATGTGAAATTACACATCTCACATCCCACATTGTAATTACTTCACCTTCACGACGAAAGCGGTAATGTTGTAGGCGGACAGTTCGCGAGCCTTGTCTTCGGCGGCTTTCTTGTTACCCCAGCCACCGCCACGGAGCTTGTAGAACGGGGCGTCGAACACCACCTGGACCGCATAGCCAGTGCTTGCAGAAAGCTGGGCGCGGCGACGCTGGGCGGCATCGAAATCAGCCACCGATTCAAACTGGAGCATGTAGTAGCCGTCAGACTTGGAAGCCTTGGCAGCGGCCTTCGGCATAGCATCATTCTTGGTGCTAGCGCTATCGCGCAGGGAGGCGTTCAAAACAGGTTTGTATTCCTTGCCGCGGAAAAGGGTATCCAAATCGGTCGGTTCGGCGGCAAAGGCCAAAGCGCAAAAACAAATAACAGCTAAAATCTTTCGCATGTCCTAAATATAAAAAAAGGAACGGATTTTATCCGTTCCTTTTTTCAAATCTGTTCGTCAGATTCCTAGTTGCTAGAAGCCTTCAGGTAATCCGTCACAGGCTTCGGCGAGCGCTTGATGCCCCAGACAGATGTGCTTTCCTGCTTAGCTTCCTTACCGGCAGAACCGAGCTTCACGTAAGAATTGAGCTTGACGATGTAAGCACCGGTACCCACCATGCGGCCCTTGTCGGAACGCATGTTCCAGCCGATGAAGAAGTTACGGTCGTTGCCAGCATCGGTGCAAAGTCCACCGTTGAAGTACTTTTCAGAGTTCTTGCTGTCGTCGCAGTAGATCTTCTGGCTCTGGCCAGCCACGAAGCCACCGAGGTTCGTGTAGTACTGGACTTCGTAGTAGAAGAAGATGTCACCAGGTTCAATTTTCTTGCGTTCTTCTTCGTCGAGACCGTTGAACAGAGCGTACATGTCAGCCTTGACAAAGTGACCAGGCTTGCCACCTTCAGCAGCCATGACTTCGTTCTTGGTCATAGTCGTACGGTAGGCGTTCACAGTCACAGCCGGCACCTTGTCGCCAGACGGGCCGTTAGCCGTAGAAGCGAACTTGTTTTCAATCACGGCGATTTCAGCGTCACCCGTGACCGGCACCCACATAGACGGGAGTCTCTTCGTTTCGTTGTAACTCGTCGGAGAGTTCCAGTAGTAAGCCGCATCGGAAACAGCACGGAGCGTGTCACCACCCAAGTTCGTCAGGTCAGTCGTATCGGACCAGAAGATGTTGGACAGGTCGCCACCCAAGCGGACATAGTCACCCACGTGCGGAGAAATGTCGCCGCGCAAGTACATGTACTTGATACGGCCTTCGCCCTTGGCAGAGCCCAAAGCAGGTTCGTTCTGAGCAGTCACCTTGGCAGAGGTATTGCCCAAAGCAGACACGAAGCGGTTGGATTCCGGCAGGTCGATTGCAGAATTCAAGTAGAAGTCCAGAGCGTCCTTCCTGTTAGAGGTCGTAACGAGCTTGACCGGTTCAGACATAATGATCACGAGGCTGTCGTAGTCTGTCAGGTCGTCACCATTCTTAATGGTTCGCACTTCAGCACGCAGCGGCACCGGAGCAATACGGTCGGTCAAAGCACCGGCAAAGCCCTGCTTCATG
The Fibrobacter sp. UWB5 DNA segment above includes these coding regions:
- a CDS encoding SPOR domain-containing protein, with protein sequence MRKILAVICFCALAFAAEPTDLDTLFRGKEYKPVLNASLRDSASTKNDAMPKAAAKASKSDGYYMLQFESVADFDAAQRRRAQLSASTGYAVQVVFDAPFYKLRGGGWGNKKAAEDKARELSAYNITAFVVKVK